The Natrinema saccharevitans genome includes the window CGACGCCGACGAGGACCGAGCCGACGTTCCGAGTGAGGCTGACGACGGCGGCCACGCCCGAGCCCAGCGCGAGAAACAACGCGAGAACGTTCGGCGTGATCCGCTCGTGGATCTGGGGTACCGTCGTGATGTCGAACCCCGGCGGGAGCAACACCGTCCCCCTGAGCCCCCACCCGATCAGCGCCGCCGTCGCGATCGCGACGACCAGCCCGACCCCCTGCAGGACGACGCCACGTGTCGCGAGCGACTCGTCGTCGACGATCACGCCGACGCTCGCCGCGAGTGCGGGCCCCATCAGCGGGGCGACGACCATCGCGCCGATGATCGTCGCCGCCGAGTCCAGCAACAGTCCCGCCGTCGCGATCGCCGTACTCACGACGAGCAGACTGAAGTACGTCGACGCCGCGGGCGCGAGGTCGGCCGCTCGCGCCCGGAGTTCCTCCCGCGAGATCCGCGTCCCGGAAGCCGGCCCGGCGACGGCGTCGGTTCGACTCGAGACGATCACCTCGGCCGCCGTGACGACCGTGTACGACCGTTCGTCGAGGCCCGCGTCTCGGAGAGCGGACAGCAGCGGTTCGACGCCCGACGGCGAAAGCGGAATCGAGACGACGGCCTCGAACTCGCCGCGGTCCGTATCCCGGGCGACGCTGTAATCGACACCGGCTTCGTCCGCCGTCTCGAGGACGCGGTCCAGCTCGCCTCGGGGGACGAATACCTGTACGAGACGCATACGGACCGTACGTCAGAGAGCGGTATAGGCTGTCGTCACGCGGCCGCGACTGTCGACCGTGTTGACGGGTCGACCGATCTATCGGTCGAGGCGGCTCACAACTCCTGGCACCCCTCGTCGGTGACGACGCTCTCGAGGAGGTCGACCGGGGTCGCGTCGTAGGCGGGGTTCTCGACGGCGAACCCGTCGGCGGGTTCGGCCATTACCTCGCTGCTGGACCGGTGTTCGTTCTCGAAGACGAATCCCTCGGAGACGATCTTCGAGGACGCCCCGAGGACCGTGACCGGCACGTCGAGCCGGTCGGCCGTCGACGCGATCGGGAAGGTTCCGACCCGGTTGTACAGCGTGTCCTCGACGATACAGTCCATGCCGACGACGACCCGGTCGCACTCCGCGAGGTAGATCCCGTGTGCGCCGTCGGTGATCAGCGTCGCGTCGACGCCGTCCATGGCGGCCAGTTCCCGCGCGGTCTTGCGGCCGAGATACCGCGGTCGGGCCTCGGTGACGTAGACGTCGACGGTCTTGCCCGCGTCGGTCGCTTGCTCGAGGGCCGCCTGGACGGTCGAGGAGTAGTC containing:
- a CDS encoding TIGR00341 family protein; this encodes MRLVQVFVPRGELDRVLETADEAGVDYSVARDTDRGEFEAVVSIPLSPSGVEPLLSALRDAGLDERSYTVVTAAEVIVSSRTDAVAGPASGTRISREELRARAADLAPAASTYFSLLVVSTAIATAGLLLDSAATIIGAMVVAPLMGPALAASVGVIVDDESLATRGVVLQGVGLVVAIATAALIGWGLRGTVLLPPGFDITTVPQIHERITPNVLALFLALGSGVAAVVSLTRNVGSVLVGVAIAVALVPPAATAGLGIAWGNPEVVVTAGTLVLVNMLSINLTALLLLWASGYRPHRTADIDRVYGRLRSRIVVLLVAIVVLSVVLGGVTYGTYRTAAVEHDAKTELEAMSDEGRTDGTGLSFRESDVDYELVDVYTGDRPVITVLVERPPGELLPGDFADDVRDRLASAVGVDLEVVVELVDTQRSG
- a CDS encoding translation initiation factor eIF-2B, which encodes MIDETAEEIREMQTHSSSVVAVRAAQALEELTEREFATVEEYVRALERNGSVLRGANPSHASLQNAVREVVDDVADADLDSVEDAQRLTSETIDAVVSRIESGKQLAAENAVDVLEDGATLLVHDYSSTVQAALEQATDAGKTVDVYVTEARPRYLGRKTARELAAMDGVDATLITDGAHGIYLAECDRVVVGMDCIVEDTLYNRVGTFPIASTADRLDVPVTVLGASSKIVSEGFVFENEHRSSSEVMAEPADGFAVENPAYDATPVDLLESVVTDEGCQEL